The window TTGGTTAATGCCTGTGTGCCCACAATAACCCGGTGAACGCCCGAATCAATAAGCTCTTTTACTTTATCGATGCTGCGGATACCTCCACCATATTGAACCTTCATATCGGTTTTGCGGATCACATCAAACAGGTATTGCTGGTTGCTGAAATCGTTTTTAGCCCCGTTAAGGTCAATAATATGGATGAAATTGGTACCATTGCTTTGGTAGCGCTCAATCATTTCTTCAAGCGTTACATCATATTCTGTTACCTGTTGGTAATCACCCTCACGTAGCCTAACTACTTTTTTATTCAGAATATCGATAGCGGGAATTATGTACATGTCTTTTATATTTTTGAAAAGTTTGTTAAAAGTGTTTCGCCGTACGCACCCGATTTTTCGGGGTGAAATTGTACGCCATAAAAATTATCCCGCCAAATTGATGCCGAAAATTCGTTAGCATAATTGGCTGATAGTAAAGTGTATGCTTTATCGTACTCAATAAAGTATGAATGTACAAAGTAAAAATGTGATCCTGACGGTATATTTTTAAATAATGGGTTTTCCTTTTCGGGATAAACCTGGTTCCAGCCGGTATGTGGCACCTTGTATAAATTACTTTCCTTAAACCTTAAAGTTTTAATTGGGAACAGGCCAAGCAGCGTAGAATCTCCCTCTTCGGAGTAGGAGGTGAGTAACTGCATCCCCACGCAAATTCCCAAAGTGGGTTTATTTAGCGCTTTAATGGCTGGTACTAAACCGGTTGATTCCAGTTTTTTCATTGCCGCACCGGCATGTCCAACACCAGGAATGATATACCTGTCGTACAGTTCAAGGTCGTCCACGGTATTCACCATACCATAAGCAATCCCCAATCTGTCGAGTGCTGCAGTAAGTGAGAAAATATTTCCGGCGCCGTATCTTATTATACCTATCATTTTTTGAGTTAGAATCAAGAATTAAGAATCAAGAGTCAAGAAAGAAACATTATTGTCTTAATTCTTGACTCTTGATTCTTGACTCTCTCTATAAAAGTCCCTTAGTGCTTGGTAAAACCATCTTATTTACATCACGTTTAACGGCCATTTTTATTGCCTTTGCAAAGGCTTTAAATATAGCTTCTATTTTATGATGTTCGTTCTGTCCTTCGGCTTTTATGTTCAAATTGCATTTTGCCGCATCGCTGAATGATTTGAAGAAATGGTAAAACATTTCGGTTGGCACATCGCCAACTTTTTCGCGCTTAAATTCGGCATCCCAAACTATCCAGTTGCGGCCGCCAAAGTCAATGGCTGCCTGGGCAAGGCAATCATCCATTGGCAGGCAAAAGCCATAGCGTTCAATACCCATTTTATTGCCCAAAGCTGTGGCAAAAATCTCGCCCAAAGCAATACCGGTATCCTCAACAGTGTGATGTTCGTCAATATGTAAATCGCCTTTGGCTATAACTTCAAGGTCGATGCTACCATGACGGGCAATCTGATCAAGCATGTGGTCAAAAAAATGCAGCCCGGTTGATACTTTGGCTTCGCCTGTGCCATCCAGGTTTATTTTTATATAGATATCTGTTTCTTTGGTGCTGCGACGGTGTTCGATAACACGTTCTCCCAGTTTTAAAAACTCGTAGACCTTTTGCCAGTTGGTAGTTTCCAGCACAATTGTGTCGCCAATATGGTCTGCTTCGGTGAATTCGCCGCCGCCTAAGTTAGATTGGTTATTTAACCAGATTGCTTTAGCCCCCAGGTTTTTAGCAAGCAATACATCGTTCTTCCTGTCGCCGATGGTGAAGGAGTTTTTCAGGTCGTATTTTTCTGTATCAAAATATTGTGTCAATAAGGCCGTTCCCGGTTTGCGGGTAAGGGCTTTATCGGCCGCGAAAGTACGATCAATGATTTGGTTGGCAAACTTTACGCCCTCGCCCTCAAATGTTTTAAGGATGAAGTTGTGCACCGGCCAAAATGTATCTTCGGGGTAAACAGCCGTGCCTAAACCATCCTGGTTGGTAACCATTACCAGTTCAAAATCAAGTTCTTTGGCTATTTTGGGTAAGTAAGTTAACGCACCGGGATAAAAGGTAAGTTTTTCGAACGAATCGATCTGCTCGTCCGGCGTTTCGTTAATCATGGTGCCATCACGATCAACAAAGAGTATTTTTTGCAGCTTGCTCATCAATATAATTATTGATTTAATGAATTATTGAATTAGTGATTATGTTTTCTACTGCTTATCAAAGCTTTTTAAGGTCTCTAATAAAATCGAATTTTCTTCGGGTGTGCCCACAGTGATGCGTAAGCTGCTCTCGCACAAATCAATTTTTGAGCGATTACGTACAATGATGCCTTTACCCACTAAAAATTTATAAATCCCGTTAGCATCAGTGGTTTTTACCAAAATAAAGTTGGCATCTGATGGGTAAATATCTACCACAAAATCAAATTCCTTCAAGGCAAGTACCAGCCTGTCGCGTTGTAAAAGGGTTTCCTTTATCCAGCCGTTTACCTGGTCAACGTTTGCCAGGGCTTCCAAAGCCAGTTGTTGCGATGATTCGTTAACGTTATAAGGTGGTTTCACCTTGTTCATCACCTCGATAATCTCTTCGCTGGCAAAGGCCATTCCAACACGCAAGCCGGCCAGCCCCCACGCTTTGGATAAGGTTTGCATCACCACTAAATTTGCATATTCGGTAAGTTCCTGTATAAATGTTTTTTGACGGCTGAAATTGATATAGGCTTCATCAACTACGACAATGCCATTAAAGTTTGCCAGCAATGTTTCAACATCTGCGCGGTTAATGGAATTGCCTGTTGGATTATTTGGCGAACAGATGAATATCAGCTTGGTATGCTCGTCAATGGCTTCGGCAATGCCTTCTAAATTAAGCTGGTAATCTTCGGTCAGCAAAACTTTGCGGGCTTCCACATCATTGATATTGGCCGATACCTCGTACATACCATAAGTAGGTGGCATCAGGATCACGTTATCAACGCTCGGATTACAAAAGCTACGGAACAGGATATCGATGGCTTCATCGCTCCCGTTACCTATAAATATGTTGCGGGCCGGTACACCTTTAATCTCGCTTAAACGCATTTTGATGGCGTACTGCATAGGATCGGGATAGCGGTTAAATTGTTTATCCAACGGCGACCCGTAGGCATTTTCGTTGGCATCTAAAAAAACACTGGCCTCGCCCTGATACTCATCACGTGCGGATGAATAGGGGACAAGCCGTTTGATGTTTTCTCTGAGTATATTATTGATATCGTACATTATTGATACTATGTCATTGCGAGCGTAGCGTGGTAATCTCGTCGCTTACCTGGCGATTATGCATGGCTACGAGATTGCTTCGTCGTTCCTCCTCGCAATGACATATTGTTTGAAGAAACGCCTATTTATTTTTTAACTAACTTTTTCTAATACTCACCGCATTCCTGTGCGCATGCAATCCTTCCATCTCGGCCAAAACTTCAACCGTGTGGCCAATATTTTGAATTCCCTCGCGGGTGATATGCTGAAACGTAATTTTTTTTACAAACGAATCAACTGATACGCCCGAGTAAGCCCTTGCATAGCTGCTGGTTGGCAAAGTATGGTTGGTGCCCGATGCATAATCGCCGGCGCTCTCTGGTGTTAAATTTCCCAGGAAAACCGAGCCCGCATTAATGATACTTCCTGTTATCTGCTCCCAGCTGTGTGTTGCCAAAATTAAGTGTTCAGGCGCGTATCGGTTGCTGAAATCCATGGCTTCGGCAAGGCTGGACGTTACTACGATATAGGAGTTATCTAATGCCAAACCGGCAATTTCGGCCCTCGGTAATACGGGTAATTGCTTTTCTATTTCTGCCAAGGTAGCCTCTGTAATTGCAGCCGATGTGCAAACCAACACCGATTGACTGTCACTACCGTGCTCAGCCTGCGCCAATAAATCGGCAGCTATATAGGCCGGAATAGCAGTGTCATCTGCAATAACCAATACTTCTGATGGGCCAGCCGGCATATCAATGGCCGTAGTGGTAGTTGATTGGATTAGCGTTTTAGCCTTGGTTACAAACTGGTTGCCGGGGCCAAATATCTTATCAACCCTTGCAATGCTTTCTGTACCGTAAGCCATTGCTGCTATGGCCTGTGAGCCACCCACCAAATAAATTTTATCGATGCCTAATAATAGCGCCACATAGGCTATAAATGCATTTACCTTACCGCTTTTTTGCGGAGGCGAGCAAACCACAATTTCATGGCAGCCTGCAATGCGCGCCGGGATGCCCAGCATTAAAAATGTGCTTGGCAACACAGCTGAGCCGCCTGGGATATATAAACCAACTTTTTCAATCGGCCTTAACTCGCGCCAGCAGGTAACGCCGGGCATGGTTTCTACTTTCTGTTCGGTTTTTAGCTGTGTTTGGTGAAATTTATAAATATTGCTGTATGCGGTTTCCAGCGCGGTTTTTTGCTCTGGCGTAATAGCTTCAGCCAGTTCTTCCAACTCGGCTTTATCCAAAAAAAGCTTAGTTAGTGTTACCTTATCAAACTTTTGGGCATAGTCAATCAAGGCGCTGTCGCCATGCTGCTGCACATTGGCAATCACTTCCTCCACAACGGCACGAATCTCATTAGCCGGGTCAACATTACGCTGAACTAGTTTCTGGATATCTTTTGCAGTAAGTTCTGAATACTTAAATAGTTTCATAGGCCCCCCAACCCCCTAAAGGGGGAGTTTTTTGAAATTTATAGTTTTTAATAAGTTAAGCCAATCCCTCTTGTTCCCCCTTCAGGGGGTTAGGGGGCTTCGCCTACAATATTATCTTCTCAATCGGCATTACTACAATGCCTTGCGCGCCGGCTTGTTTCAGCTGGCTTATCCTGTCCCAAAAATCACGCTCTGGAATAACCGTGTGCACAGCTACCCAGTCAGCTTCGGCCAACGGCACTACCGACGGGCTTTTAACACCCGGTAATAAGGCAGTTACCGCGTTAAGGTTATCTTTATGAACGTTAAGTACCACGTACTTAGTCTCTTTGGCGCGTAAAACCGATTGGATGCGTTGTATCAATTCCTGAACCAGGTCGTTGCTTTCGGTAGCTTTACTGCTAATCAAGATAGCTTCTGACGACATTACATCGGCAAATGCTTTTAAACCGTTGCTTTTTAATGTACCACCAGTTGACACCAGATCGCAAATAGCATCAGACAGGCCCAGGCCTGGAGAGATTTCAACCGAGCCTGAAATGGTACGGATATCCGATTCTATACCCTGAGCTTTCAGGAACTTGCCCAATATCACAGGGTAGGTGGTAGCTATGGCTTTACCATTTAAATCGGCAAGTGTAGCAATATTGTTATTGTTTGGTACCGCTATTTTAAGCGAGCATTTGCCAAAGCCAAGTCGCTGCAGGTAGCTTACTTCAACTTCGGTTTCCTCTATTACGTTTTCGCCAACGATGCCTAAATCGGCAATACCATCCTGAACGTATTCGGGAATATCATCATCGCGCAGAAAAAGGATCTCTAAAGGGAAGTTGGAAACGGGCGAGATTAAGGAACTTTTGTAGTTTTCGAAGTTTAAGCCGCAATTTTTTAATAATTCGACAGATTTTTCGTTGAGACGACCAGATTTCTGGATCGCTATTTTAAGTGTTTTCAAAAGAATTGAATTTATGAACTATAATAAAAAAGAGTACAAACGGAGGTTGTTATTTCGCGTAGAAACATACATATTAACTGATCACCACATGGTGGTGATGCAGATGAAGATGATGTAATGCGATACCGTTCATTTTTTTATAGTATACGGGTAAGTCTGCCGCAAATATAGACAGATGTTTTTTAAATCAAAATTAAAAGTGAATTTGTGTCTGAACCGGAATTAAACGAATTAATGGAATTTATTGAATTTGAAAAGTGGCTTTTTGGCAATACTGACTAACTACACCTGGAAAATGATTGAATTGGTTTTAAAATTCTGTTAATTCTACAAATTCGTTCAATTCCGGTTCTGACCACTACTTTCATCATACTCATAAATGCCACCCTCTTCCCCAAAATCTTTGATCAGCCTCAGTTTTTTTACTTTTTGGATATCTTTTAAGTTGATTAGCTCGGGGTTCTCCAGGCTTTTAAACCAGATAAGGTAATAATGTTTAAAAGTGTAAAACTTAGCAATATCCTTTTTAAAAAACCGGTGAGGAACCAGGTAGGATGACATGCCCGAGAAAAAGTAAACCGCCTCATGCGCATCGGTGTAAATGGTAACCTTCGGGTCGAATTTGCTTTTATCCATGGTTTTAAGATAATCGGCGAATGGCGAATCTATCCAGCTTTCGTCGGTATAACCGGGGTTGCCGTACTCGTCCCTTACCTGGTCGTCGTAACGGTGCTTGTCGATGAAAAATTCTTTAGTTACAAAACCCAGCATCAGCACAACCATTATCGCACCAACTATTTTACGAGTATTATCATTAACTATTTTTTTGAGCAGCAGCAGCCCCCAGCTGGTATATCCCCAAAGCGCGGGGATGTATATAGGCGCCAGCAGGCGGTGATTAATACGTTCGTACCGCGAAAATGTTGACGACACCACTATAAATAAGCCATACACCAAAGCGAAGGTTATGGCCAGGTTTTCAAAACTATCAAGGTGCCTGCGGTAATAATTATAAGCTAAGGCAGCTATAAAACCACCGAATATTAAAATAGCCAATGGTACAGATAGCCAGTACTGGTTTGGCGTAAGCCCAATCCAATCGCAAACCACGTTGCCAAAGTAATACAGGTTTTTACCAAACGAGGTAATTGAAGGCTCCCGCGGCCCGGTGGTAGTGCCCGACATGAAAGCATTAAAAACCAAATTGCTTACCAACAGCGAAATGCAAACAAAGCCGTATATAATAATGTGCGTGATTTTCTTTTTAAGCGGCAAAACCCTGTCCAATAGTAAAAGTAACCCACCGGTGCCTACTATGGTAACTGCTGCATAACGGGTAACGCAGCTTATTGCGGCAATTAAAGCAGCTGTAATTAAAGCTTTAACCGTATGTTTTAGCAAGTACTGCCTGAAAGCCACCAGGAAAAATAAGGTTTCTACTATAAACAATGTTTCGGACCATAAATAGGAGTATACCTGCAACAATGCCGGGCTTAATATAATGGCCACCAGCATTAACCATTTATAAACGCGGTTTGCGGGCACAAAACGCTGCATGATCCACCCGGCGGTATAAATGAGCGTGGCAAACATCAGCCCGTTTAATACCGCTCCAAAAACAACAGGATCAATACGGGTGATAAACATTATACTCCCTAAAAATATGGGGTAAAATACCGGGAAATCAACAATAGGTATATGGTTAAATGTTTGCAGCGTGCCATTAGTGTTCAGGCTCCGGGCGGCGCTGGTGTACATAATAGAGTCTGGCGATATACCAATACCACTATAACTACAAAATATTTGTATTGCAACAAAGCCAAGTACCGCGGCAATAAAAGTGTCGTAGTTTTTTAAATAGCGGCTTAGCTGCATAAGTTTTTACTGTTAAATTTAGTTGTAAAAGTTGTAAGCTGGTAAAATGTTTTAAAAATAGTTAAAAAGCACAGCCCGGCCCCCTCTAAATCTCCCCCGGGAGGGGAGACTTTAACTTTGTAAGTTTTCTAAGCCCTCCCTACCGGGGAGGGTTTGGGTGGGGCTGGCTTACGCTATCAAATCCAACACTGTGCTAATCGGCTGATCGCTATCAATTAAAATTCCTTTAACACCAGCCTGGGTGCCGGCTTCTACGTCACGCTCGCGGTCGCCAATAAAATAGGATAGGGCAGGGTCAATGTTGTATTTAGCAATACCTTGTAATAGTAATCCTGGTTTTGGCTTGCGACAATCACAGTCGCCCGTAAAATTTGGATGGTGCGGGCAGTAAAAAAAGTCGGTTATTACCACACCATGCTCTGCATAAACAGTTTTTAAATGCTGGTGCATTTTAGCCAGTTCCTCTTCGGTATACCAGCCTTTGGCAAGGCCGCCCTGGTTGGTAGCTACCAATAGCATATAGCCTCTATCCTGCAAAGTTTTAAGGGCGTCAAAATTATCCAAAACATGAAAATCCTCTATACGGCGAACATAATCGCCCATTTCCTGGTTCAATACTCCATCGCGATCTAAAAAAACGGCTTTAACTTTTGCAGACATCTATTTTTAATTTTTGGCGAAGATAGCGAATTTGAAGTAGTCCGAAAGTCGGGAAAGTCCGAAAGTTAGGAAAGGCAGGAAGTGCGGAAAAAAGGCATTGTTATTGATCGCTGGAGATTCTTCTTTCACTACAAACCTGTTAAACTTCCCGACTTTACTGACTTCCGGACTTCTTGCCATAAAATAGTCTACTCGTTACATAGATTTAACCAACAAAATTTTATTCTGTTATTGGTATATTTACCGATTGTATAAATGAATTGCGGTAAATTGGAGCAACTTTATACCGATTCTAAATAAGAAAACAACATATTTCATTTACTTAATCATAATAATTGTTTATTTATGTTGTCATTTTGTTAAATAAATATGATATAGATAATCGAATTTTTAGAAATCTTTAAAAATTCCGATAAATTTTATAATTTATTTGCAAATTGGTAACTTCGTTGTTACACCCCTTTATAAACGGTTTACTCTAAAGATGAATCAAACTGATAGCAACCAGGGCCTTTACAGGCCAGAATTTGAACACGATTCGTGCGGAACTGGATTTATAACCAACATAAATGGTCATAAAAGTAACCAGATTATTGATGATGCGCTTACGATGCTCGAGAACATGGAACACCGCGGTGCCTGCGGATGTGATCCTGAAACCGGCGATGGTGCCGGTATACTGATACAATTGCCCCATGAGTTTTTGATGGAAGAATGCTCAAACCTCGAGATCAGCCTGCCCGAACCGGGCGAGTATGGTGTGGGGATGATCTTTTTCCCGAAAGACTCGGCACAAAAAAAGGCTTGCCGCATTGTTATTACCAACGCGATAGAAAAGCTGGGCCTTGTTAAATTAGGCTACCGCAAATTAACCGTCGACTCAATGGCGGTTGGCGAAACAGCCCGTCAGGCCGAGCCCGATGTAGAGCAGATATTTATTGCCCGCCCGCACCACATTACCAATGCCGATGACTTTGAGCGTAAGCTTTTTATATTGCGCAGGTACATTAATAAAACTATTACGGATACCATTCCCGGTGCATCGGAATATTTTTATTTCACCTCGTTATCGTGCAAAACAATTGTTTACAAAGGCCAGGTAACTACTTACCAGCTGCGTAAATATTATGCTGATTTAACAGACCCGCGTATTGCATCTGGCTTCGCCATGATCCACTCGCGTTTCTCTACGAATACTTTCCCATCGTGGAAACTGGCTCAGCCTTTCCGCCTGATTGCCCATAACGGCGAGATCAATACTTTAACCGGTAATTTAAACTGGTTTTACGCCGGTTTAAAATCATATGCTTCGTCGTACTTCACGGCCGAAGAAATGGAAATGATTATGCCGGTGATTGATAACAACCAGTCAGACTCTGCCTGTTTGGATAATATCATCGAAATTCTGCTGCACTCTGGCCGCTCATTACCACACGTAATGATGATGCTGGTACCCGAGGCATGGGACGGTAATGTACACATGGATCCTATTAAAAAGGCATTTTATGAGTACCATGCCACATTGATGGAGCCATGGGATGGCCCGGCCGCTATTACGTTTACCGATGGTAAACTGGTAGGTGCTTTATTGGATAGGAATGGCCTTCGCCCGTTGCGTTATGTAATTACCAACGATGGCCGCGTTATAGCAGCGTCTGAGGCAGGTACCCTGGCTATCGACGAAAGCACCGTAGTGCGTAAAGGCCGTTTACAGCCAGGTAAAATGCTGCTGATTGATACAGAAAAAGGCAGGATTATTACTGATGATGAGATAAAAAAACAAATCTCTTCAAGGCAGCCTTACGGTCGCTGGCTGGAGAATTATAAAATAAACCTGAGCGAACTTACCGAACCACGTTTGGCATTTGCCCAGCTTTCAGAAGCTTCTGTATTCCGTTACCAGCAGGTATTTGGTTACAGCCGCGAGGATATAGATACCATTATTAAGCCAATGGCTGTTGATGGTAAAGAGCCTGTAGGCTCGATGGGTACCGATGTGCCTTTGGCTATATTGTCTGATAAACCACAACATTTATCGAGCTACTTTAAACAGTTTTTTGCCCAGGTAACCAACCCGCCTATCGACCCGATCCGCGAGCGCCTGGTAATGAGTTTGGCAACCTTTATCGGCAACAACGGTAACTTGCTGGATGAAGATAAAATGCACTGCCATTGTGTAGTTTTAAAACACCCGATATTAAAAAACCACCAGTTAGAGAAGCTGCGCAGTATTGATACCGGCCTTTTCCATGCCAAAACACTACAAACTTACTTTGTGGCCGATGGTATGCCCGGCTCGTTAGAAAAAGGTATTGCGAGGCTTTGCCGCTATGCAGAGGATGCCGTTGACGATGGGTTTGAAGTATTGATTCTGTCGGATCGTGCTGTAGACTCTGAGCATGCGCCTATCCCTACACTGTTAGCCGTATCTGCCGTACATCACCACCTCATTAAAAAAGGTCTCCGTGGTGCAGTAGGCCTGGTTGTTGAAACCGGGGATGCATGGGAAGTTCACCATTTTGCCTGTTTACTGGCATTTGGTGCTACAGCTATTAACCCATACCTGGCCCTGGCTACTATCGAAACCGTTAAAAATAACGGTAGCCTAGAAACCGGGCTGGATATTAAAACACTGCAAAAAAACTACGTGAAATCTGTAAATGATGGTTTATTGAAGATCTTCTCTAAAATGGGAATCTCAACCTTACAATCATACCATGGTTCGCAGGTTTTTGAAATATTAGGTTTAAACAGAACTGTTGTAGATAAATATTTCTGCGGAGCCGTTACCCGCATTGGCGGCTTGGGCCTTGATGAAATAGCCCGCGAAGCACTATGTAAACATCGCATGGGCTTTAATGCCAAGGGTGCCGATAATTTACTGCCCGAGGGTGGTATTTACCAGTGGAAACGCAGGGGCGAAGCCCACTTATTTAACCCAACCACGGTACACTTGTTACAGCATGCTACCCGTAGCAATGATTATAACGTATATAAAAACTACGCTAAGGTAATTAACGAGCAAACCGAAAAGCATTTTACCATTCGTGGATTGCTTGACTTTGCGCATCACCGTGAAGCTATCAGCATTGATGAGGTTGAACCGGCCGAAAACATCATGAAACGCTTTGCAACAGGCGCCATGTCGTTCGGATCTATATCTCACGAAGCGCACAGCACCATGGCTATTGCCATGAACCGCATAGGTGGTAAAAGCAATACCGGCGAAGGTGGTGAGGACGAGATGCGTTACGAAAAAATGGCCAACGGCGATTCTATGCGTTCGGCTATCAAGCAAGTGGCATCTGCCCGTTTTGGGGTAACATCAAATTACCTTACCAATGCCGATGAATTGCAGATAAAAATGGCGCAGGGCGCTAAACCAGGCGAAGGTGGACAGCTTCCGGGTCATAAAGTTGATGACTGGATTGCTAAAACCCGTCACTCAACTCCTGGTGTAGGTTTAATTTCTCCACCGCCGCACCACGATATTTACTCTATAGAGGATTTGGCGCAATTAATATTCGATTTAAAAAATGCCAACCGTGCTGCACGTATCAATGTAAAACTGGTATCAAAAGCAGGTGTGGGTACTATAGCAGCAGGTGTTGCGAAAGCACATGCTGATGTTATCCTGATTGCCGGCTATGATGGTGGTACAGGTGCATCGCCAATAAGCTCGGTAAAACACGCGGGCTTGCCATGGGAACTTGGTTTAACCGAAGCTCACCAAACCTTGGTACGCAATAAATTACGTAGCCGTGTGGTATTACAAACAGATGGCCAGCTAAAAACCGGTCGCGATTTGGCCATTGCAGCTTTAATGGGTGCCGAGGAATGGGGTGTTGCAACAGCCGCGCTTGTAGCCGGTGGTTGTATCATGATGCGTAAGTGTCACCTGAATACCTGCCCTGTAGGTGTTGCCACACAAGATCCTG is drawn from Mucilaginibacter ginsenosidivorax and contains these coding sequences:
- a CDS encoding D-glycero-alpha-D-manno-heptose-1,7-bisphosphate 7-phosphatase — translated: MSAKVKAVFLDRDGVLNQEMGDYVRRIEDFHVLDNFDALKTLQDRGYMLLVATNQGGLAKGWYTEEELAKMHQHLKTVYAEHGVVITDFFYCPHHPNFTGDCDCRKPKPGLLLQGIAKYNIDPALSYFIGDRERDVEAGTQAGVKGILIDSDQPISTVLDLIA
- the hisC gene encoding histidinol-phosphate transaminase, with translation MYDINNILRENIKRLVPYSSARDEYQGEASVFLDANENAYGSPLDKQFNRYPDPMQYAIKMRLSEIKGVPARNIFIGNGSDEAIDILFRSFCNPSVDNVILMPPTYGMYEVSANINDVEARKVLLTEDYQLNLEGIAEAIDEHTKLIFICSPNNPTGNSINRADVETLLANFNGIVVVDEAYINFSRQKTFIQELTEYANLVVMQTLSKAWGLAGLRVGMAFASEEIIEVMNKVKPPYNVNESSQQLALEALANVDQVNGWIKETLLQRDRLVLALKEFDFVVDIYPSDANFILVKTTDANGIYKFLVGKGIIVRNRSKIDLCESSLRITVGTPEENSILLETLKSFDKQ
- the hisB gene encoding bifunctional histidinol-phosphatase/imidazoleglycerol-phosphate dehydratase HisB, coding for MSKLQKILFVDRDGTMINETPDEQIDSFEKLTFYPGALTYLPKIAKELDFELVMVTNQDGLGTAVYPEDTFWPVHNFILKTFEGEGVKFANQIIDRTFAADKALTRKPGTALLTQYFDTEKYDLKNSFTIGDRKNDVLLAKNLGAKAIWLNNQSNLGGGEFTEADHIGDTIVLETTNWQKVYEFLKLGERVIEHRRSTKETDIYIKINLDGTGEAKVSTGLHFFDHMLDQIARHGSIDLEVIAKGDLHIDEHHTVEDTGIALGEIFATALGNKMGIERYGFCLPMDDCLAQAAIDFGGRNWIVWDAEFKREKVGDVPTEMFYHFFKSFSDAAKCNLNIKAEGQNEHHKIEAIFKAFAKAIKMAVKRDVNKMVLPSTKGLL
- the hisH gene encoding imidazole glycerol phosphate synthase subunit HisH; protein product: MIGIIRYGAGNIFSLTAALDRLGIAYGMVNTVDDLELYDRYIIPGVGHAGAAMKKLESTGLVPAIKALNKPTLGICVGMQLLTSYSEEGDSTLLGLFPIKTLRFKESNLYKVPHTGWNQVYPEKENPLFKNIPSGSHFYFVHSYFIEYDKAYTLLSANYANEFSASIWRDNFYGVQFHPEKSGAYGETLLTNFSKI
- the gltB gene encoding glutamate synthase large subunit, translated to MNQTDSNQGLYRPEFEHDSCGTGFITNINGHKSNQIIDDALTMLENMEHRGACGCDPETGDGAGILIQLPHEFLMEECSNLEISLPEPGEYGVGMIFFPKDSAQKKACRIVITNAIEKLGLVKLGYRKLTVDSMAVGETARQAEPDVEQIFIARPHHITNADDFERKLFILRRYINKTITDTIPGASEYFYFTSLSCKTIVYKGQVTTYQLRKYYADLTDPRIASGFAMIHSRFSTNTFPSWKLAQPFRLIAHNGEINTLTGNLNWFYAGLKSYASSYFTAEEMEMIMPVIDNNQSDSACLDNIIEILLHSGRSLPHVMMMLVPEAWDGNVHMDPIKKAFYEYHATLMEPWDGPAAITFTDGKLVGALLDRNGLRPLRYVITNDGRVIAASEAGTLAIDESTVVRKGRLQPGKMLLIDTEKGRIITDDEIKKQISSRQPYGRWLENYKINLSELTEPRLAFAQLSEASVFRYQQVFGYSREDIDTIIKPMAVDGKEPVGSMGTDVPLAILSDKPQHLSSYFKQFFAQVTNPPIDPIRERLVMSLATFIGNNGNLLDEDKMHCHCVVLKHPILKNHQLEKLRSIDTGLFHAKTLQTYFVADGMPGSLEKGIARLCRYAEDAVDDGFEVLILSDRAVDSEHAPIPTLLAVSAVHHHLIKKGLRGAVGLVVETGDAWEVHHFACLLAFGATAINPYLALATIETVKNNGSLETGLDIKTLQKNYVKSVNDGLLKIFSKMGISTLQSYHGSQVFEILGLNRTVVDKYFCGAVTRIGGLGLDEIAREALCKHRMGFNAKGADNLLPEGGIYQWKRRGEAHLFNPTTVHLLQHATRSNDYNVYKNYAKVINEQTEKHFTIRGLLDFAHHREAISIDEVEPAENIMKRFATGAMSFGSISHEAHSTMAIAMNRIGGKSNTGEGGEDEMRYEKMANGDSMRSAIKQVASARFGVTSNYLTNADELQIKMAQGAKPGEGGQLPGHKVDDWIAKTRHSTPGVGLISPPPHHDIYSIEDLAQLIFDLKNANRAARINVKLVSKAGVGTIAAGVAKAHADVILIAGYDGGTGASPISSVKHAGLPWELGLTEAHQTLVRNKLRSRVVLQTDGQLKTGRDLAIAALMGAEEWGVATAALVAGGCIMMRKCHLNTCPVGVATQDPELRKLFSGKADHVVNLFKFMAEELREIMAELGFRTINEMVGRVQFLKVKDHLESWKAKKIDLSGILHPVTNTKGMTLYNSEKQDHGMDEILDWQLLAAAQPALEDKTPVFASFDVINVNRTVGTLLSNEISKIYGSAGLPDNTINYKFKGSAGQSFGAFATKGISFELEGEANDYVGKGLSGAQLAIYPSEKATFTPEDNIIIGNVALYGATSGEVFIGGMAGERFAVRNSGATTVVEGIGDHGCEYMTGGRALILGKTGRNFAAGMSGGLAWIYNPDNSFAENCNTEMVDLDPLSLQDEEQILTLLRKHVSLTGSKLAQQILANWAEASTQFVKVYPKEYKKVVEKLQYQTIG
- the hisD gene encoding histidinol dehydrogenase — encoded protein: MKLFKYSELTAKDIQKLVQRNVDPANEIRAVVEEVIANVQQHGDSALIDYAQKFDKVTLTKLFLDKAELEELAEAITPEQKTALETAYSNIYKFHQTQLKTEQKVETMPGVTCWRELRPIEKVGLYIPGGSAVLPSTFLMLGIPARIAGCHEIVVCSPPQKSGKVNAFIAYVALLLGIDKIYLVGGSQAIAAMAYGTESIARVDKIFGPGNQFVTKAKTLIQSTTTTAIDMPAGPSEVLVIADDTAIPAYIAADLLAQAEHGSDSQSVLVCTSAAITEATLAEIEKQLPVLPRAEIAGLALDNSYIVVTSSLAEAMDFSNRYAPEHLILATHSWEQITGSIINAGSVFLGNLTPESAGDYASGTNHTLPTSSYARAYSGVSVDSFVKKITFQHITREGIQNIGHTVEVLAEMEGLHAHRNAVSIRKS
- the hisG gene encoding ATP phosphoribosyltransferase gives rise to the protein MKTLKIAIQKSGRLNEKSVELLKNCGLNFENYKSSLISPVSNFPLEILFLRDDDIPEYVQDGIADLGIVGENVIEETEVEVSYLQRLGFGKCSLKIAVPNNNNIATLADLNGKAIATTYPVILGKFLKAQGIESDIRTISGSVEISPGLGLSDAICDLVSTGGTLKSNGLKAFADVMSSEAILISSKATESNDLVQELIQRIQSVLRAKETKYVVLNVHKDNLNAVTALLPGVKSPSVVPLAEADWVAVHTVIPERDFWDRISQLKQAGAQGIVVMPIEKIIL